In the genome of Oncorhynchus mykiss isolate Arlee chromosome 18, USDA_OmykA_1.1, whole genome shotgun sequence, one region contains:
- the wdyhv1 gene encoding protein N-terminal glutamine amidohydrolase isoform X1: protein MHKEHVSSKYVNITPSRDECVYTSCYCEENVWKLCEHIKTQTQIHLDEVYAVFISNERKMIPIWKQRSSRGDEPVVWDYHVVLLHQNQQGQSFIYDLDTVLPFSCPSHVYTTEAFHTDHGLKPAFWRKLRVIPADAYLKNFASDRSHMKNADGTWRMPPPLYPCIETTDSKMNLDDFISMDSKVGCGHVYSLSEFVKHFAEK, encoded by the exons ATGCATAAAGAACACGTTTCATCAAAGTATGTGAACATCACTCCATCCAGGGATGAATGCGTGTACACAAGCTGTTACTG TGAGGAAAATGTCTGGAAACTATGTGAACACATCAAGACTCAAACGCAAATACATTTGGACGAAGTGTATGCAGTATTTATATCAAATGAAAGAAAAATG ATCCCTATATGGAAACAGAGGTCCAGTCGTGGAGATGAACCTGTTGTTTGG GATTATCACGTTGTCCTACTTCATCAGAATCAGCAGGGACAGAGTTTTATTTATGACCTGGATACAGTCCTGCCTTTCTCCTGTCCTTCCCATGTTTACACTACAGAAGCCTTCCATACAGATCATGGCCTGAAACCAGCTTTCTGGAG GAAGTTGCGAGTTATTCCTGCAGATGCCTACCTGAAGAACTTTGCCTCGGACCGGTCACATATGAAAAATGCCGATGGGACATGGCGCATGCCTCCACCGCTGTATCCTTGTATTGAAACAACAG ACTCTAAAATGAACCTGGATGACTTCATCAGTATGGACTCCAAAGTGGGATGTGGacatgtatatagtctctctgAATTTGTCAAACACTTTGCAGAAAAATGA
- the si:rp71-45k5.4 gene encoding proteasome_alpha_type_2 domain-containing protein encodes MAERGYSFSLTTFSPSGKLVQIEYALAAVAAGAPAVGIKASNGVVLATEKKQKSILYDETSVHKVEPITKHIGMVYSGMGPDYRVLLRRARKLAQQYFLVYQEPIPTAQLVQRVASVMQEYTQSGGVRPFGVSLLIAGWDEDRPYLFQSDPSGAYFAWKATAMGKNYVNGKTFLEKRYNEDLELEDAIHTAILTLKESFEGQMTEDNIEVGICNEAGFRRLSPAEVKDYLAAIA; translated from the exons ATGGCTGAACGAGGATATAGTTTCTCCCTCACTACCTTCAg CCCCTCTGGGAAGCTGGTCCAAATTGAATATGCCCTGGCAGCAGTGGCCGCAGGTGCACCCGCTGTCGGAATCAAAG CCTCAAATGGAGTTGTCTTGGCAACAGAGAAGAAACAGAAGTCCATCCTGTACGACGAGACCAGTGTTCACAAAGTTGAGCCTATAACCAAACACATTGGTATGGTGTACAGTGGCATGGGACCTGACTACAG GGTGCTGCTCCGGAGAGCCAGGAAGTTGGCCCAGCAGTACTTCCTGGTGTACCAGGAGCCCATCCCCACAGCTCAGCTCGTTCAGAGGGTGGCCTCAGTCATGCAGGAGTACACACAATCAGG GGGTGTCCGTCCTTTCGGAGTGTCCTTGCTGATCGCAGGTTGGGATGAGGACCGACCATACCTTTTCCAGTCCGATCCGTCT GGAGCATATTTTGCCTGGAAGGCAACTGCTATGGGGAAGAACTACGTCAATGGGAAAACATTCCTTGAGAAAAG ATACAACGAGGACCTGGAGCTGGAAGATGCCATCCACACAGCTATCTTGACATTGAAG GAAAGCTTTGAGGGTCAGATGACCGAAGACAATATTGAAGTGGGGATCTGCAATGAAGCCGGCTTCAGGCGACTCTCACCCGCAGAAGTGAAAGACTACTTGGCGGCCATTGCTTAA
- the wdyhv1 gene encoding protein N-terminal glutamine amidohydrolase isoform X2, with amino-acid sequence MHKEHVSSNEENVWKLCEHIKTQTQIHLDEVYAVFISNERKMIPIWKQRSSRGDEPVVWDYHVVLLHQNQQGQSFIYDLDTVLPFSCPSHVYTTEAFHTDHGLKPAFWRKLRVIPADAYLKNFASDRSHMKNADGTWRMPPPLYPCIETTDSKMNLDDFISMDSKVGCGHVYSLSEFVKHFAEK; translated from the exons ATGCATAAAGAACACGTTTCATCAAA TGAGGAAAATGTCTGGAAACTATGTGAACACATCAAGACTCAAACGCAAATACATTTGGACGAAGTGTATGCAGTATTTATATCAAATGAAAGAAAAATG ATCCCTATATGGAAACAGAGGTCCAGTCGTGGAGATGAACCTGTTGTTTGG GATTATCACGTTGTCCTACTTCATCAGAATCAGCAGGGACAGAGTTTTATTTATGACCTGGATACAGTCCTGCCTTTCTCCTGTCCTTCCCATGTTTACACTACAGAAGCCTTCCATACAGATCATGGCCTGAAACCAGCTTTCTGGAG GAAGTTGCGAGTTATTCCTGCAGATGCCTACCTGAAGAACTTTGCCTCGGACCGGTCACATATGAAAAATGCCGATGGGACATGGCGCATGCCTCCACCGCTGTATCCTTGTATTGAAACAACAG ACTCTAAAATGAACCTGGATGACTTCATCAGTATGGACTCCAAAGTGGGATGTGGacatgtatatagtctctctgAATTTGTCAAACACTTTGCAGAAAAATGA
- the LOC110496683 gene encoding succinate dehydrogenase [ubiquinone] flavoprotein subunit, mitochondrial → MAAVCTASRVLAKKVLSAKALPAVSQSSRKLHFSVYGKNNSKVSDGMSTQYPVVDHEFDAVVVGAGGAGLRAAFGLSEAGFNTACVTKLFPTRSHTVAAQGGINAALGNMEGDDWRWHFYDTVKGSDWLGDQDAIHYMTEQAPHAVVELENFGMPFSRTEDGKIYQRAFGGQSLKFGKGGQAHRCCCVADRTGHSLLHTLYGRSLRYDTSYFVEYFALDLLMEDGECKGVIALCMEDGSIHRFRSKNTVIATGGYGRTYFSCTSAHTSTGDGNAMVTRAGLPCQDLEFVQFHPTGIYGAGCLITEGCRGEGGILINSEGERFMERYAPNAKDLASRDVVSRSITIEIREGRGCGPEKDHAYLQLHHLPPQQLATRLPGISETAMIFAGVDVTKEPIPVLPTVHYNMGGIPTNYRGQVITHTTEEGDKVVPGLFACGEAACASVHGANRLGANSLLDLVVFGRACAHTIADICTPGEKLSPLKPNAGEESVANLDKLRFADGNMRTSEIRVNMQKTMQNHAAVFRTGKVLKEGCDKMDAIYQTLDDIKTFDRGIVWNTDLVETLELQNLMLNAVQTINSAEQRQESRGAHSREDFKDRMDELDYAKPLAGQVRKPIEEHWRKHTLSTVDPKTGKVTLKYRPVIDNSLDAEDCAAIPPAIRSY, encoded by the exons ATGGCTGCGGTGTGTACTGCCTCCCGTGTCCTCGCCAAAAAGGTGCTGTCAGCCAAGGCG CTTCCGGCAGTATCCCAGAGCTCCAGGAAGCTCCACTTCTCAGTCTATGGGAAGAACAACTCTAAAGTATCAGATGGC ATGTCCACACAGTACCCTGTGGTAGACCATGAGTTTGATGCAGTGGTAGTGGGTGCCGGCGGAGCAGGGCTTCGTGCTGCTTTCGGTCTGTCTGAGGCTGGCTTCAACACAGCTTGTGTCACAAAGCTGTTCCCCACCAGGTCACACACAGTGGCTGCACAG GGCGGGATCAATGCAGCCCTTGGAAACATGGAGGGAGATGATTGGAGGTGGCACTTCTACGACACGGTGAAGGGATCTGATTGGCTGGGAGACCAGGACGCCATCCACTACATGACAGAGCAGGCTCCACATGCTGTGGtggag CTGGAGAACTTTGGCATGCCCTTCAGCCGTACCGAGGATGGTAAAATCTACCAGAGGGCTTTTGGAGGCCAGAGTCTGAAGTTTGGCAAGGGAGGCCAGGCCCACCGGTGTTGCTGCGTAGCTGACAGAACTGGCCACTCCCTCCTGCACACACTCTACGGGCGA TCTCTGAGGTACGACACCAGCTACTTTGTGGAGTACTTTGCCCTGGACCTGCTGATGGAGGATGGAGAATGCAAGGGAGTAATTGCTCTGTGTATGGAGGATGGATCGATCCACCGCTTCAGATCCAAGAACACGGTCATCGCCACAGG TGGTTATGGCCGTACCTACTTCAGCTGCACCTCAGCCCACACCAGCACAGGAGACGGTAATGCCATGGTGACCCGTGCAGGCCTGCCCTGCCAAGACCTGGAGTTTGTCCAGTTCCACCCTACAG GCATCTATGGAGCCGGCTGTCTGATCACAGAGGGTTGCCGTGGCGAGGGAGGAATCCTTATCAACAGTGAGGGTGAGCGCTTTATGGAACGCTACGCCCCCAACGCCAAGGACCTGGCCTCCAGAGACGTGGTGTCCCGCTCCATTACCATCGAGATTCGAGAGGGCAG GGGATGTGGCCCAGAGAAGGACCATGCATACCTGCAGCTGCACCATCTCCCCCCACAGCAGCTGGCCACTCGTCTACCCGGCATCTCTGAGACCGCCATGATCTTCGCCGGCGTGGACGTCACCAAAGAGCCCATCCCCGTCCTGCCCACTGTACACTACAACATGGGAGGAATCCCCACCAACTACAGGGGACAG GTCATCACCCACACAACCGAGGAGGGTGATAAGGTGGTGCCAGGGCTGTTTGCCTGTGGCGAGGCCGCCTGTGCCAGTGTCCACGGTGCCAACCGTCTGGGAGCCAACTCCCTGCTGGATCTGGTGGTGTTTGGACGCGCCTGCGCTCACACAATCGCTGACATCTGCACTCCAG GAGAGAAGCTCTCCCCCCTGAAGCCCAACGCAGGAGAGGAGTCTGTGGCCAACCTGGACAAGCTGAGGTTTGCTGATGGCAACATGAGGACCTCTGAGATCAGAGTGAACATGCAGAAG ACCATGCAGAACCACGCTGCTGTGTTCCGTACCGGCAAGGTCCTGAAGGAGGGATGTGACAAGATGGACGCCATCTACCAAACCCTGGACGACATCAAGACCTTCGACAGAG gtATTGTGTGGAACACTGACCTGGTGGAGACCCTGGAGTTGCAGAACCTTATGCTGAATGCTGTGCAGACCATCAACTCTGCCGAGCAGCGCCAGGAGAGCAGGGGAGCCCACTCCAGAGAGGACTTCAAG GACCGTATGGATGAGCTGGACTACGCCAAGCCTCTGGCAGGACAGGTGAGGAAGCCCATTGAAGAGCACTGGAGGAAACACACCCTGTCCACTGTGGATCCAAAGACCGGGAAG GTAACTCTGAAATACAGACCTGTTATTGATAACTCACTGGATGCAGAGGACTGTGCTGCTATCCCTCCCGCCATCCGTTCCTATTAA